The sequence ATGTCCATGTGGTGAACCACTCCGTTGGATACTGAACCTGGCTGTACCACACCGGGCCAGCGAATCAGGCAAGGAACTCTCCATCCACCTTCGCCGTTACTATTTTTTTCATTCTCGAAAGGTGAAGATGCGGCATCGGGCCAAGAGTTCATATGAGGACCATTGTCGGTTGAATACATGACGATGGTATTGTCGGCGATTCCGAGATCGTCGAGTAGCTTCATGAACACCCCAATATGGATGTCATGTTCGATCATTCCCGCTTGGTATTCGTCCAGATGCTTGCCGGCAATTTCGTCGGCTTGCTTGCGCATTTCACTTTTGACATGGGTGCGGAAGTGCATCCGAGTACCGTTCCACCAGCAGAACCATGGCTTGCCTGATTTGTGTGAGCGTTGAATGAAGTCGACCGCTGCAGCGACAGTTTCATCATCGACTGTTTCCTGACGCTTTTTAGTCAGCGGACCAGTGTCTTGGATTTTTCCATCAGCTGAGGATTTGATGACACCGCGGGGGCCGAATTTCTTTTTGAATTCTGGGTCGCGAGGGTAGTCTTCATTCTCTGGCTCTTCTTCTGCATTGAGGTGGTAAAGGTTACCCAAAAATTCATCAAATCCATGATTGGTTGGAAGCATGTGATCCTGGTCACCGAAATGGTTTTTACCAAATTGACCGGTGACATAACCTTGGTCTTTCAAAAGTACTGCTATGGTAGGATCCAGAACATTGATTCCTTTGGGTGCTCCGGGTAGTCCCACTTTCGACAGGCCCGTTCTGTAAACGCTTTGGCCTAACATGAATGAAGCTCGTCCAGCGGTGCAGGACTGCTCTCCGTAATAGTCAGTGAAAAGGATTCCCTCCTTGGCTATCCGGTCAATGTTAGGGGTTTTATAGCCCATCATGCCGCGGGTATAAGCGCTTATGTTGGACTGACCGATGTCATCCCCCCAGATGACGAGGATGTTTGGTTTTTTCTCTGCAGCAACAGCACTTAAGCAAGTTATTAAGCCGGTTACCAGAGTTGTGCATAGTGTACGTTTCATGGTTCTAATTGTTGGGCCGGATTGAGTTTTTTTAATCCGGTATCAATGAGAATAGAGTGACAACGCAAAAATGTCTACTCGGGTAACTCCCAGTTCAGCACAGTACTTTTACTAGGGGTTGGTGGGGTTGCTTATAAGTCAAGGTTGGTCTCCGAGGGTTGATTTTTTTGAGCTGCAAAATGAATGAGCTCGGCTGACTTTGTTAGTCCCAGTTTTTTCATCGCCTGGTATTTGTGATATTCGACAGTGCGAGGTGAAATGTTCAGTTGGGCACCAATTTCTTTGGCTATCAGGCCTTGAGCAAGCAACTGGATGATTTCCCGTTGTCTTTCGGTGATACGGTTGGTCTCGTTCGTCTGGTCTGACCATTCGAGTATGTCTCGTGTTAATTCTGATGGGATGTAAACCTTCCCGTGGAGAACCTCGCCTAGTAATGTTAGTAGTTTTTCAGGGGCCGTGTGTTTCAGAATATAGGCAGAAGCTCCAGCCTTGATGGCTGCTGATGCATATTCGGGCTCCATGTGCATTGTGAGTAGGATGAATTTAGCCCGACACTGGCGATTGCGAAGTGTCCGTATTGCCGTAATCCCATTCGTCTTGGGCATGGATAGATCGGACACAACCAAATCAGGCTGATGTTTGAGGGCTAAATCGATCAGTTCGTTGCCGTCTGTTGCCCGGGCCACGATTGTATAATGGGGATCGAGCAGGCTGTGTAACCCATTCAGAAAGATTTGATGGTCATCCGCTATGATGATCGTTGGTTTCATTTCAGGTGAGGGTTGTGGCGCTTTGTGAGTGGGAGTTCGATTTTTAACATGGTCCCTTGAAGGGGTTTTGAATGAATATTCAGATGGCCATTACTCAAACGAACTCTCTCAGAGATACTGACTAATCCTAGCGACTCTTGGTTTTTTGCCGATTTCAGGTCAAAGCCGATGCCGTCATCTTTGATTGTTAGTGTTGCTGATCGATTGTTATAGATGAGTTCGATGTGAACTTTCGATGCTTCGGCGTGACGGTGAATGTTCGTGAGGGCTTCTTGCAGCACTCGGTATGCGCAAAGCGCTTGTTCCTGGTCGAGTTGATTGGAGCTTGGGTGGAGCAATAGATGGACAGGTATTCCCGTTCGCTTTTTAAAGCGTAAGCATTTGGATCGGATGGCGGAGTTAAGCCCGAGATCCTCAAGGATTTTGGGATGAAGCTGGCGGCTGAGTTCTTGAGTGTCTACAGCAAGTTCCCCGAGCTTTTGCCCGAGGCTCAGCAGTTCCCTTTTTGTTGCTTGTTGCGATAACGAGCTTTGTTGGGCTATCCTCTTAATATCAAGGGCCATGGCGGCCAGTCTTTGGGTGACATCATCATGGAGTTCGCGAGCCAGATAGCGTTTTTCGCTCTCACGTGTGTCGACGAGTTTTTTGCCGAGTCTTTCCAAATCTCGTTGGATTTGATGTCGCTGATCGGCTTCTTGTTTTAGCTGCTTATTGCGAGTGTGTAAAAGTGTTTCAGACTGTTTGCGTTGTGTGACATCTGAAATGATACCGACGAAATGGCTGAGTTCATGATGATCATCAAAGACGGGAGCAATTTGTAGATAGTTCCAGAAGGTGGAGCCATCTTTCCGATAGTTGAGAAGCTCGCCATGATAAGGTTTCGCGGCATTGACGGCCTGGCGGATCAGCAGTAGTTGTTCAAGGGAGGTTTCAGGGCCTTGGAGAAACCGACAATTTTTACCCACTGTATCTGGAGAGTCGTAGCCGGTAATGGTGGTGAACTGTTTATTGTGATAGAGGATGGGCATCCCCTTAGCCTTGGCATCGACGATGACACAGCCGTCTCTCATTGTTTCAATCGCCAGAGAGCGCAGGCGGTTGGATTCTTCGGTTCTACGCAGTTGGGTGATGTCCCGTGCGGTGCCCCACAATCGAATCAACTGGTTGTTTTCAATCAGAGGAATAAAATTGTTGAGCACTCGGATTTCCCGGCCGTCTTTATCTTGCTCGATGGTTTCAAAATCAACCACATCAAACTTTGCCCGGACCGCCCGAAGCAGCGTTGGCATCGTCGAGGGTAGTTCCTCGGGCATGATTTTTTCAAGCCGTTGGCCATTCATTTCAGCGACGCTAAGCCCGTAAAGTTTAGCAAAGGACTCATTCACGTCTGTGAGGTAGGCGTGCTTGAAGAGATGCCGAGCTTGCTCCATCTCGTCGGTGTCGAGCTGAAGTGGTTGATCAAGTTCTAGGCACCAAATTTGTTCGGTGCTGTTTTTAAGAAAGTAAGCGAGATCTTCTTCTGAATGGAGAAGGGAAGCTTTGATGTTTGATGTCGGTGAGTCCATGGCCTAGCTGGCAATGTGTTGGGTCTTCACTCATCCGAGGACGATTGAGGCGCCGTGGTTTGATCTTCGACATCCAGATGACGTAAGATGTTCGGATCTTCTTCGGAGAAGGATAGCTCCACGGCTTTAATCGCCATGGCAACAACAATGCCAGTCAGTAGAAGACCATTGATGCCAATGCAGATGGAGACGATGCGGGCTGGCCAGGTCTCGGGTGAGAGATCGCCATAGCCAACGGTCAATGATGTGATAAATGCCAGATATTGTCCTTCAATGATGGGAATGCTATCGAATAGTGAGATAAGTAAGCCCCCACCGATGATATTGGCCAGTAGGATCAAAAGAACATTCCGCGTTTCTTTCGCCATAAACCACAGGCAGCCGATGAGCCGGCGAGCACGGAGGTGATCGATGGGAGGGGTGACCTTTTTTGATGAGGGCATTGTGAGGAGGAGGGTTAAAGAGCCATGATAATCGTGCCGGCAAATGTGAGTAAGACATTGGCAAAGGTGTAGGTGCCGGCGTAGCCAAGGGCTGGGATTTCGCTTTTTGCGGCATCCGTGATGACGTTGAGTGAGGGGGTGCTGGTCATGGCTCCGGTGATGGAGCCGAGTAAGAGGGCGGGGTTCATGTTCAGGACCTTTTTGCCAAAGAAATACCCGACAAAGACGGGGAGCAAGGTGACAACCATTCCTCCTAAAAGAAGGGGGATGCCAGCCGACATTAAGCCCTCCACGATACCGCCGCCAGCATTAAGCCCGACTCCAGCCATGAACATGACCAGCCCGAACTCCATGAGGATATTGCGGGCTGCTGGTGGGACGCCACCAAAGGATGGGTTGATCGATCGGATAAACCCGAAAACAATGCCGAGCAGCAGAAGCCCTCCGGCGCTGCCCAGGCCGATGGATACCCCCCCAAGTTTAAGCATGATCATGCCGATGAGTAAGCCGCCACCGATGCCGAAGGCAAAACTTAGGAGATCGGTTTGGGTTTCCTCGGCTTCGATGCGTCCTATTTTTTCGGCAAGCGCTTCGAGTCTGCTTGATTCCCCGGTGATGTAGAGGCGGTCACCTTTGTTGGTGGTGATCATGTTGTCGACGGGTAGATCGATGGAGGCGCGTTTGATGCCTCGAACATAGCAGCCGAAATCTGCGGTGATTGCGAGTTCAGAGAGTGTTTTGCCAACGGCCTCCTGGCGGATGACAACGATTTCTTTGGTGATGATGTCGTAGTTGAGTAACTCTGGGTCGAGTACTTCAACACCCGCTTCCTCTTTCCGGCGTTCGTGTTCATAGAGGCTGCCTATCACAGAAACGACATCCCCTTTTTCAAGCACTGTGTCATCATGAATAGACAGAATTTTTCCTTGGCGGCGCATTTTCAGAGGCGTTGACTTTTTGCCAGCGGCAGCGCGGAGCACTTCGATGGTTTTTCCCTCCATGGCCTCGGGGATTTGATAGGCACGAATCAGTGGTACATGAGCGCTGTCATGCGCCAGCTTTTTCTTGGCGCTGAAGCCTCGTTCGTCGGCCAGTTTTTTTGCTTCTTCCGGCAGATCTATTTTTAAAATGAGTGGTAAATAGCGGATGAAAACGATCAGGCCGATGGTTCCAAAGATGTAGGTGATGGCATAACCCACTGAGACGTTTTGCAGTGCTTTTTCAGGGGTCATTCCCTCCGGTATATTGGCCAAGCCGCTGCGCACTGCATCCTGGGCTCCGACAAGTGTCGGGGTGCTGGTGAGCGATCCGGCCAAGAGTCCGGCATTCAGCCCGTAATCAAGACCGATGATACGGGCGATGATCATCGCTGCACCAAATGCACTGGCTGCAACGACAACAGCCAAGGCTATATACTTGGCTCCATCTATTTTGAAGACACTGAAGAAAGTGGGGCCAGCTTGCAGACCCACGGCAAAGATAAAAATAGTAAAGCCAAAGGTGCCGAGAATGGGTTGGGATTCGAACCCGAAATGACCGAAAAGCAGACCAACCAGAAGAACGCCTGTGGTTGATCCTAGTTCAATGCTTCCAATTTTGAGGCGACCGAGGAGTAGTCCGAATGCGACGACCGAAAAGATCATCAAGGTCATGTTTTTGTTAAATAACTCGTAGAAGTTGATTTCCATAATAGTAGTGATTTTTCTGAATAAAAAGAGCCTTTACCGTGGGTAAAGGCTCTTGAAATTTTAAGTTAGGCCTTTTCTTTTGCAGGAGGTTTAATCTTAAAGAAGATGGTGTAACCCACTGGGATGACGATCAAGGTGAAGAGTGTGCCGAGGGTGAGCCCGGCCATGATGGTGACCGACATCGCAACCCAGAAGATGTCTTGAAGTAGTGGTGCAACGCCCAGGATAGTGGTTGCGGCTCCTAACATGATGGGCATGGTCCGTGAGACGGCGGCTTCCACAACCGCCTTGTATGGGGGGAGTCCCTCGGCTTCGTTGGCCCGGATTTCATCGATCAAAACAATCGAGTTTTTAATCATCATTCCGGAGAGACTGATTGCCCCAATCAGAGCCATAAAGGAGAACGGGTTGTTCGTGATCAGTAATCCTCCAACAATGCCGATGATACCCAGTGGAACCACGATAAAGATCAGTGCGGGGATGCGAACCGAGTTAAACAAGGCAACCATCAGGAAGAGCATCAGGACGAGTGAGGCAATAATTCCGGGAATCAGAGATAACTGGGAATCGAGAGTGCCGAAATATTCACCACGCCATTCCAACTTGTAACCCGGAGGAAGGGGGATGGCTTCAAACTCTTCGCGGACGTCGCTGAGCAGGGTGGGGAAACTGACCCCATCTGGAGCGGCTTGAACGGTAATCGCCGGTCGGCGGTTCCATCGGACGCGGATCGGATCTTCCCATTCGAGCTTGATACCATTGGTGACGGAGTCGAGCGGTAGTGACTTGGTTGAGAGTGCAGGCCGGACCTGAAGGGTATCCAACGAGTCGCTCAGGCGCTGTCGCTCTTCGTCGACAAAACGAACCACCACAGGTTGCAGGCTATCGGCTTCGCGGTAGAGCCCGACTGGTAGTCCGTCGTGGGAGGCCCGAAGGGCGCTTGCGACGTTCACCCGGGAGACCACGGCCCAGCGCGCTTTTTCGTCGTCATATTGGGCAACCGCCTTTTGCACCGGTTGGCGCATGTCTGTTCTGACATCTTTCGCGTAAGCACTTTTGGCGAGGATTTTTTTCCCTTGCTCGGCAAGATCTTTGAGAACTTCGGGGTCGGCGTTGGCTGGTCCACTGAAGCGGGCTTCAAAGGGCCAGGTGAAGCCCGGTCCGGCAGAGAATTTACGGACGCGAACCATTGCTTGAGGTTGGGTTTCTCGGACCCACTTGGTCATTTCCTCGACCTGAGCCGTGACCGTTTTGAGGTCTTTGGTATTGACCACGATTTGGGCGTAGGACTGGTAAGGGAATTCAGGGTCAACGGGCAGGTAGAAGCGAGGTGGTCCACCTCCGATGTAGGTGCTGATATTGAGCACTCGGTCATCGGCCATGAGTTTGTCTTCGATCTCTTTGAGGTCGGAGGAGACGTTTTGAATGCGTGTTCCTTCCGGGGCCCAGTAATCGATCATAAACTGGGTACGGGTGGAATCCGTGAAGAATGCCTGATCGACTTTCTGGAAGCCGAGAACGGCGGTGACAAACAGAATGATGAGACCGAGCACGGTGATGGCACGTTTGCGGATGGCTGTTTCCAAGATCCGGCGGAACATGGTAAGAAAGCCGCTCTCGGATTGACTGGAGTCGGCATCGTCCTCCGTTTTTCCTCCCTTGGGGACTTTCAACATGGCCATGCATTGCAGGGGAGTCACTGTCATGGCGAGCACCCAGCTCAACATCAGGGAAATGCCGACCACGATGAACATGGTGCGGCCGTATTCACCACCATCGGTTTTGGAGGCAATACTGGGGTAGAAGGCGG comes from Oceaniferula marina and encodes:
- a CDS encoding response regulator, producing MKPTIIIADDHQIFLNGLHSLLDPHYTIVARATDGNELIDLALKHQPDLVVSDLSMPKTNGITAIRTLRNRQCRAKFILLTMHMEPEYASAAIKAGASAYILKHTAPEKLLTLLGEVLHGKVYIPSELTRDILEWSDQTNETNRITERQREIIQLLAQGLIAKEIGAQLNISPRTVEYHKYQAMKKLGLTKSAELIHFAAQKNQPSETNLDL
- a CDS encoding aspartate:alanine exchanger family transporter, whose amino-acid sequence is MEINFYELFNKNMTLMIFSVVAFGLLLGRLKIGSIELGSTTGVLLVGLLFGHFGFESQPILGTFGFTIFIFAVGLQAGPTFFSVFKIDGAKYIALAVVVAASAFGAAMIIARIIGLDYGLNAGLLAGSLTSTPTLVGAQDAVRSGLANIPEGMTPEKALQNVSVGYAITYIFGTIGLIVFIRYLPLILKIDLPEEAKKLADERGFSAKKKLAHDSAHVPLIRAYQIPEAMEGKTIEVLRAAAGKKSTPLKMRRQGKILSIHDDTVLEKGDVVSVIGSLYEHERRKEEAGVEVLDPELLNYDIITKEIVVIRQEAVGKTLSELAITADFGCYVRGIKRASIDLPVDNMITTNKGDRLYITGESSRLEALAEKIGRIEAEETQTDLLSFAFGIGGGLLIGMIMLKLGGVSIGLGSAGGLLLLGIVFGFIRSINPSFGGVPPAARNILMEFGLVMFMAGVGLNAGGGIVEGLMSAGIPLLLGGMVVTLLPVFVGYFFGKKVLNMNPALLLGSITGAMTSTPSLNVITDAAKSEIPALGYAGTYTFANVLLTFAGTIIMAL
- a CDS encoding efflux RND transporter permease subunit: MKTLVSLAIDRPVFTYFFAALLAVGGIASYFTLGKLEDPDFTVKTAIIMTQYPGASPEEVEEEVTDKLEGALQEMTQLRFLTSYSRAGSSLIKVEIQPEYWADRLPQVWDEMRKKVNDVSDTLPPGVAKPMVMDDFSFVYGFVIAVTGDGYNYAELEEQVKNIRKELNLVPGVARVELWGQQPKVIYIDVKEQQLAELGLTTEALLMNLTSQNIVVDPGAIDIQNKRIRFEVTGDFTSVEQIENLTVRASLLDNSINVGEQLTGQSLVSKGTDLLRVKDVATVRRGYLEPQLTEMRFQGRPSIAISVATTAGGDITATGNAIAERLDELKEEIPVGIEIDRVAWQGDLVEQAVGGFIINLLESVLIVLVVIALGMGLRVGLIVGSGLALTILGTLIFLNILGVDLHRVSLGAFVIALGMMVDNSIVIADGISSRLKKGMNKRDAAIQATAKPAVALLGATLVAVAAFYPSIASKTDGGEYGRTMFIVVGISLMLSWVLAMTVTPLQCMAMLKVPKGGKTEDDADSSQSESGFLTMFRRILETAIRKRAITVLGLIILFVTAVLGFQKVDQAFFTDSTRTQFMIDYWAPEGTRIQNVSSDLKEIEDKLMADDRVLNISTYIGGGPPRFYLPVDPEFPYQSYAQIVVNTKDLKTVTAQVEEMTKWVRETQPQAMVRVRKFSAGPGFTWPFEARFSGPANADPEVLKDLAEQGKKILAKSAYAKDVRTDMRQPVQKAVAQYDDEKARWAVVSRVNVASALRASHDGLPVGLYREADSLQPVVVRFVDEERQRLSDSLDTLQVRPALSTKSLPLDSVTNGIKLEWEDPIRVRWNRRPAITVQAAPDGVSFPTLLSDVREEFEAIPLPPGYKLEWRGEYFGTLDSQLSLIPGIIASLVLMLFLMVALFNSVRIPALIFIVVPLGIIGIVGGLLITNNPFSFMALIGAISLSGMMIKNSIVLIDEIRANEAEGLPPYKAVVEAAVSRTMPIMLGAATTILGVAPLLQDIFWVAMSVTIMAGLTLGTLFTLIVIPVGYTIFFKIKPPAKEKA
- a CDS encoding potassium channel family protein; protein product: MAKETRNVLLILLANIIGGGLLISLFDSIPIIEGQYLAFITSLTVGYGDLSPETWPARIVSICIGINGLLLTGIVVAMAIKAVELSFSEEDPNILRHLDVEDQTTAPQSSSDE
- a CDS encoding PAS domain-containing protein — protein: MDSPTSNIKASLLHSEEDLAYFLKNSTEQIWCLELDQPLQLDTDEMEQARHLFKHAYLTDVNESFAKLYGLSVAEMNGQRLEKIMPEELPSTMPTLLRAVRAKFDVVDFETIEQDKDGREIRVLNNFIPLIENNQLIRLWGTARDITQLRRTEESNRLRSLAIETMRDGCVIVDAKAKGMPILYHNKQFTTITGYDSPDTVGKNCRFLQGPETSLEQLLLIRQAVNAAKPYHGELLNYRKDGSTFWNYLQIAPVFDDHHELSHFVGIISDVTQRKQSETLLHTRNKQLKQEADQRHQIQRDLERLGKKLVDTRESEKRYLARELHDDVTQRLAAMALDIKRIAQQSSLSQQATKRELLSLGQKLGELAVDTQELSRQLHPKILEDLGLNSAIRSKCLRFKKRTGIPVHLLLHPSSNQLDQEQALCAYRVLQEALTNIHRHAEASKVHIELIYNNRSATLTIKDDGIGFDLKSAKNQESLGLVSISERVRLSNGHLNIHSKPLQGTMLKIELPLTKRHNPHLK
- a CDS encoding arylsulfatase — encoded protein: MKRTLCTTLVTGLITCLSAVAAEKKPNILVIWGDDIGQSNISAYTRGMMGYKTPNIDRIAKEGILFTDYYGEQSCTAGRASFMLGQSVYRTGLSKVGLPGAPKGINVLDPTIAVLLKDQGYVTGQFGKNHFGDQDHMLPTNHGFDEFLGNLYHLNAEEEPENEDYPRDPEFKKKFGPRGVIKSSADGKIQDTGPLTKKRQETVDDETVAAAVDFIQRSHKSGKPWFCWWNGTRMHFRTHVKSEMRKQADEIAGKHLDEYQAGMIEHDIHIGVFMKLLDDLGIADNTIVMYSTDNGPHMNSWPDAASSPFENEKNSNGEGGWRVPCLIRWPGVVQPGSVSNGVVHHMDMMPTFLAAAGKTDIKEDLLDGYKSSALNRDYKIHLDGYNITEHLKDPDNVDSPRKEVFYFSDTGELTALRYADWKMVFLEQKTKGGLRVWIDPWVELRVPLIFNLRRDPYERAQFTSNTYYDWMMDRIFLLVPAQQYVGKFLGTFKEYPPRMKPASFSIDQVMQKMTDAASSKGK